In Rhodobacteraceae bacterium S2214, the DNA window CCACCGGACACTATGAATTTGCTAGCTCCGCGCGAGAAAAACCGCGGTAGCTCGATAGGAGAAACGAAACGATGGAAATGAACCATGAAGCGGACGCGATGCATGAAATGCACGCGATGCAGGCAAACGGCTTGCTCGCGCCGGAAAATGCAACGCACACCGCCATTAGCTCAGGTGACTGGACAGACCCAGCGACCTGGAGCGGCGGCCGCGTACCGGGTGCAGAAGCCCGCGTTTACATTCCCGCCGACTTAGAAGTCATTTACAACGCACGTTCGGACGATCCGCTAGATACGATACGTGTGGACGGTACGTTGTCTTGGACAAAGACGCAAGATACTAAAATGGTTGTAGAAACCATCGTTACGGGGCACGGATCTCGCTTCGAAATTGGGACCGAAGACAGCCCTGTCATGCCGGGTGTCGATGCTGTCGTCATTTTCCGCGATACGCCGATTGATGTGGCATCTGATCCGGGCCAGCTTGGCCACGGGCTTGTGGCTTTCGGTGAGGTAGACATCTACGGCGCCAGTAAGGAAAGCTATCTGACGATGGATGGTGTTTCCGCTGGATCAACGTCTGTCACGGTGACCGGTGACACAACGAACTGGAACGTCGGCGACACGCTGCTGTTCGTTGGGACGTCTTACGAAGGTATCAACAACTGGACCGACAAAGTTCTTCAAACCCAAGACGAAGAGCGTGTCATCACCGCGATCAACGGCAACACGATCACGTTCGATAGCCCGCTTTCCCATGATCATATGCCACCTGATGGCTACGCTGATCTCGACACTTATGTCGCAAACTTGTCCCGTAATATTGTGTTCGCGTCCGAGAACCCTGAGGGCGTTCGCGGCCATATGATGATGCACAACGGGGACACGGACGGGCCGGATGATGTCGCGAACATTGTCGCATATGCGGAATTCCGTGACATGGGGCGTACCGATTTCTCCATCGATAACGATGATAGTAACCCATTGGGCCGTTATTCAATCCACTTGCACCAGATAGGTGCGGGTGCAGGAGAACCCGTCTCTGAGATCATTGGCAATTCGGTCAACGGCGGTAAGGGTTGGGGCATCACCCAGCATGAATCAAACGCGATCATCGACAGCAACGTCGTTTATGATCTTTTTGGCGCGGGCATTGTGTCTGAAACCGGGAATGAACAGGGCATCTGGGCCAACAATCTTGTATCGAAGGTCGTAGGTCACAACGAACGCGGCAAGGACAACCAGGATGGCCTAGGTTACGAGAACAATTCTCGCGTTATCGAACAATACGATAACATCGCCGCGAACGTAAAAGTCGGGTGGAGTTTCATCGGTCGCGAAATTTTTGATGTTGGTACCAGTTCGGGCGATGGCATGCATCGCAAGATGTTCGAACGGGATGAAGTCCAATTTGACCCGTCTCCTTTTGATGTTGCTCTCGACCACCAAGAACCAGCGATCACAAGCTTTTCGGGCAACACTGTCCTTGCTGCTGAAACCGGTATCCGCATTTATCACCGCGCTTTTTCCCACGATAGTGACCTGCAAAGCGTCATTGACGATTTCACTGCTTGGGAAATGTCTGGCACCGCGTTCGATATGATGAATTACACGTCGAATTACCTGCTAAAGGATTCACTGCTTATTGGGGCTGATGGCGCCAAGACTGCATTCGTGACAGGCGTGAAAACGTCGGCGGGCATTATGAATAACGTCGAAGTGGCCAACTATAGCACTGTCTACGGTGTGCAAGGTCTGGCCCATGAAGGCATGATGATTGATGTCACTACCAAAAATGTCGACAAGCTTATCTCGACGAGCCATCTAACGGATATCGGTGACCAATATACCAAGCCGATTATCGTCGATAGCAGTGATATCACGCCAATCGATCATGTGACTTTCACCCCGTATTCAAGCGCCGATCTGACGGTCACACCAGACGATTTAAGCCTGAGCATTCATGGTACAACGCGCGATAGCCTTGGCACACGTGTCTTCAACGAATACTTTGAATTGCCCTATTATCGGCAGATTTCGGGTATCGATGCCGAACTCGACGGTGGCAACAAGACCTATCATTCAGAATTCACGTTGGAAGAATTCCTAGATTTGCACGGCGCGGTCCAACGCGCCGATGGCACTTGGTATTCACCAGTGGTTAACTGGATCACTGACCGTCTGACAGCAGAACATCATCCCGTTGTCATCGAAATCGAACTGCGCGGTTTCGACACAAGCCTGATGGAAAAGTACAATCTTCACAACTTCGTTCCGCCGGAAATCGGCAATCCTGATTATGATATCGGGTTTGGAAGGACGGATGAACATTCAGATGCTGATCACGGCGGTCACGATACTTCTGATCCAACGGATCCCGTACACGACCCTGTGGATCCAACCAACGATCCAACGGAGCCCGCGAATGATCCTGTTGATGACCCGGTCGAGGAAGAGCCCGCTGTCGATAACGATCCTGAAGAAGAACCTACGACAGGCAATGATCCTGTAGTCGAACCGCCTGTCGAAGACCCCGCGGACACAATTAGCGAACCGGTCAACGATGTCCCAACCACGGATCCTACGCCCGACAATCCGATCATCGGTGACAAAGATGACGACTGGATGATTGGGACCCCGGAAGACGATTACATCTATGGCGATGATGGCCGTGACCGACTGCGTGGTGAAGACGGTGATGACGTGCTCGATGGTGGTGCAGGTAAAGACAATATCGGCGGCGGGTCCGGCGCGGATGTTTTTGTTTGGGGAATGGACAGTCTGGGGACCGGTCGCGACCGCATCGAAGATTTCTCGCCTGAAGACGGTGATGTCATCGATCTTACTAAAATAGTAGCAGCGCTAGGCTGGGACGAAGCAACTTTGTCGAAAGTACTGAAAGTTACAGTCAGTTTCCTTGGCACTACGATTTCGCTCAAGATTTTCGATGAGTTTGTGGCGATTGCCGAACTGCGGGACATAACACCTGATCAGATTTCTGTTTCTGCCGGCACCCTGCGACTGTTCGAAGAAGGACCCACTGGAGTGGATGACGGTTTGGAGGAGCCGGTCACGCCTATCGACGACACCCCAACAGAAATCGACACCCCTGATCCAGTCGTTGCTGAACCCGAACCCGTTGTTGTTGACGTTGCACCGACACCAGAGCCGGAAAACACGATTATGGGGTCATCCAAAGCTGATTGGATGACTGGCACTGCCGGAAATGACTTGATGATCGGAGGCGATGGTAATGATCGCCTTCGCGGTGAGGACGGCAACGACATCCTTAAAGGTGGTGCAGGTTCAGACAATCTTGGCGGTGGATTAGGCGCAGATATCTTTGCTTGGGGACCAGACGACATTACTGACAAACGTGACCGGATCGAAGATTTTTCTCCTGAAGAGGGTGACGTCATTGATTTCACAGAGATTTCCAAAGCTTACGGCTGGACCGCCGCAGAGGCGGAAGCAGCTGTATCGGTCGCGGATAGTTATCTTGGCGTTATTGTCTCGATTACAATTCCTGGCAAAGGCACCGAGTCTGTTGCTGAACTGCGGAACATGACGCCCGAACAAATCTCGGTCGCAGCGGGTACGTTACGACTTGTGGCCGACGAAACTTCGTCAAACAGCATCGTTGGGACTAACCAAGCGGAAATACTCAACGGAACTCAGGCTAACGATATCGTGTTTGCTCGTGCAGGTAATGATGTTGTGAATACCGGTGATGGCGATGACGTTATCGTCGGTGGTTTGGGTGCGGACGAACTATCGGGTGGCGATGGTGCGGATACGTTCCTGTTCATGTCAGAAGATGTCGGCAATGGCCGCGATGACATTCAGGATTTTTCCGTAAACGAGGGTGATAAGCTGGACTTTTCAGATGTGTTGCTGGGTATCAGTGCAGAGATGGTGGACGATTTCCTGCAATTGAATACGAGCGGCACGTCTTCTGTACTGTCGATTGATACCGACGGCGGGAAAGACAGCTTCATCGAAGTCGCAGAATTGCGCGATACTGATGGGCTGACATTGACCGATCTTATCGAGGCTGATGCTCTAATTTTCTAAACTACTTCCTTGTGATTGCGCCGGTCTCTTTCCAGAGATCGGCGTTTTTCCTTTTTATATGCACTAACGCTTTTTGATTTGCTGGATTGCCCGCAATGCGGCATGCTTAAGGTGTTATGAGCACCCTTGATTTCAACGCCCAAACAGCCCCTAACAACCGGTCTATGACCCATAGTAACCGGGGTTCAGGAGCGACTGATACTTGTGTTCCCGCCGAAAAAGTTCTGGTGGCGATCCCTGCCCTTAACGAAGCGTCCCACATTCGCGAATGCCTTGAATCATTGCTTTCTGATCCTTGGATCGCTGGCACCCGTGTCGTCGTAGCAGATGGCGGCAGCACGGACGATACGTGTGCCATTGTGACCGCAATGATTGCGGATCATGCAGCGCTATCTATTATCCAAAATCCCGCCCGTTTACAGGCAGCAGCTATTAACAAGGTTGTGCGGGAATGTTCAGATCAAAACACCGAATTCGTCATTCGTTGTGATGCCCACGCGATCTATCCGCAGCGCTATGTGGCGCGGGTGGCGCAAGCCCTGAGCGATTTACCTGAGGCGGCATCGATCGTCACACCAATGGATGCTGTGGGAACAGGTTGCTTTCAACGCGCAGCTGCATGGGTCGCCGACACGCCACTTGGATCGGGTGGGTCCGCTCATCGGGGCGGACAACGCAGCGGTTGGGTTGATCATGGTCATCATGCCGGTTTCCGCGTCGACTGGTTCCGGCGGATCGGCGGTTACGATGAAAGCTTCAGTCATAACGAAGACGCGGAATTTGATCGTCGACTGACGAAGGCCGGAGGTCGGATCAGATTGGATGCCGACATTCGGCTCGACTATAGTATGCGGCCGACGCTGCTTACACTCACCAAGCAATACTGGTTTTACGGTCGTGGCCGCGCACGTACTGTCACCAAACATCGCATGCGGCCACGAATTCGCCAGTTTATTCCTGCAGTGAACTTTGCCGTTTTGGCGCTTTCGCTTATTGCGACGCCTGTCTTTCCGCTGTTGTTGTTCTTTCCAGCAGCTTACCTTGTTTTACTCGTCGCCGTTTCAGCGATCGCCACGGTGCGCCTGAGAACGCTTTGCGGGCTTTGGGCCGGCGCTGCTCTTGGTGCGATGCACAATGCCTGGGGTGCTGGATTCTTGTGGCAAATGATCTTAGGCAATCGCGTGCAACGATGAACACATTGGTGAATATCCTCCTTTGCACTTTCCGCCGACCAGAGGTCGTGCGCACACTTGAATCTTTAGCGACTATGGATTTGGCAGCCGACGTCTTGGTTCGCGTCGTAATTGCAGACAATGACGACACCCCAAGTGCGCGGGATGTCGTGGCGGCTGTCACCGACGATCTGCCGTGGCCTGTTCACTACCTTCATGCGCCGGCCCGCAATATTTCGATTGCGCGCAACGCTTGTCTTGATGCTGTTGATGCGGGCGCGGATTTTATTTGCTTTTTGGACGATGATGAATGGGTCGTACCCGATTGGTTGACGCAGCTTTTAGCGACGGCCAATCACACAGAAGCAGATGCCGTTTTTGGGCCAGTCATCGCATCCTACGACGACACCGCGCCAAGCTGGATCAAAGCGGGTGACTACCATTCTAGTTATCCAGTGCGACGGAACGGGCAGGTCGAAACAGGCATTAGCGGAAATGTGCTTTTGCGATGGGGTGCTGACGTACCGTGGAAGAACGAACGATTTGATCTCGCGCGGGGACGCTCTGGCGGTGAAGACACCGAATTCTTCTTTCGTCTGCGCCGTGCCGGCGCACATTTTGAAATCTGCGATGCCGCCCGCGCGTGGGAAAGCGTCCCTGATGCAAGGCTCAGCCTAACGTGGCTTGCACGCCGACGCTATCGTATGGGGCAAAGCTACGCAGCTTCTGCCACAACTAACGTTGCTCGGGCGAAGCTCGCGCTTTCCGCATGTTTAAAGGCAGGATATTGCGGAATAATGACCGTTTTTAACGCGCCTATTCGCGCGCGACGTTTCCGCTGGTTGTTGCGCGGTATGCTGCACGTTGGAGTGTGTGCAGGCTGCTTGTCGCTGCGCCAAAGCGAACATTATGGCGGATCGCCTTAGTAAACGGCGTAATCACCAGCCGCATAGTTTTGCGGTTCACTGCGCCCAACCATCGTCATCACAGCGCAAGTTGGCGTAATGTCGGCGACACGCAACTGTCGCAAACAATCCTCCAAAGCATCAGCCGAACTTTTCTTCCAGCGAACGGCAAGGACGATTTCGTCGGCCTTGCGCAAAATGGGTAGTGCATCAGACACGGACAGCATTGGTGGAGTGTCGAACACAATGATGTCGAATTCAGCTTCGAGACGGTTGATCAATGCTGACATTCGATTTGACAAAAGCACACTACCAGGATCGCCGGACCCTTGTTGCGCTGGCAGAATGTAGGCACCGGTCAATTCATCCTTTCGCAGGATACTGCGCAAAGGTGCGGTGCTTTGATCGTTTAACAGATCATCGAGGTTAGGCTGATCAGGAGCATTCAATACACGCGCTATCGAACTGCGCCGCAGGTCGGTTTCCACAACCACAACGCTTTTACCCGCCTGCACCGCAGCATGGGCAAGAAGCAAACTTGTTGTTGTTTTGCCTTCATTGGACAGCGCTGACATGACAGCAATCTTCATGCCCGATGACTTACGCCCGATGATCAACATATTGCGTAGTGTCCGTACGGATTCCGTTAGCGCAGCGTTCCGCGGCTGACCGATCGCTTTTAACGGGTCAACGCGACCAAGGAATCCGCGTGCGACAGGTATTGTTGCAAAGATCGGGATCCCTTTCAAAAGACGTCGCAATTTCACCAATCCGTCAACAGAACGATCAAGGAATGCTCGTAAAAAGGCAAGCCCGAGACCGGCACAAAGACCTGCGATCAGACCCAATGCGACGCTCACCTTCTTGCGTGGCGCAGCTGGATTGCGCGGCGGTTCTGCGTAATTGACGACCCGCGCGTCGGCGGCCTGCAAAGCAACCGTCTCCGTACTTTG includes these proteins:
- a CDS encoding type I secretion C-terminal target domain-containing protein, encoding MEMNHEADAMHEMHAMQANGLLAPENATHTAISSGDWTDPATWSGGRVPGAEARVYIPADLEVIYNARSDDPLDTIRVDGTLSWTKTQDTKMVVETIVTGHGSRFEIGTEDSPVMPGVDAVVIFRDTPIDVASDPGQLGHGLVAFGEVDIYGASKESYLTMDGVSAGSTSVTVTGDTTNWNVGDTLLFVGTSYEGINNWTDKVLQTQDEERVITAINGNTITFDSPLSHDHMPPDGYADLDTYVANLSRNIVFASENPEGVRGHMMMHNGDTDGPDDVANIVAYAEFRDMGRTDFSIDNDDSNPLGRYSIHLHQIGAGAGEPVSEIIGNSVNGGKGWGITQHESNAIIDSNVVYDLFGAGIVSETGNEQGIWANNLVSKVVGHNERGKDNQDGLGYENNSRVIEQYDNIAANVKVGWSFIGREIFDVGTSSGDGMHRKMFERDEVQFDPSPFDVALDHQEPAITSFSGNTVLAAETGIRIYHRAFSHDSDLQSVIDDFTAWEMSGTAFDMMNYTSNYLLKDSLLIGADGAKTAFVTGVKTSAGIMNNVEVANYSTVYGVQGLAHEGMMIDVTTKNVDKLISTSHLTDIGDQYTKPIIVDSSDITPIDHVTFTPYSSADLTVTPDDLSLSIHGTTRDSLGTRVFNEYFELPYYRQISGIDAELDGGNKTYHSEFTLEEFLDLHGAVQRADGTWYSPVVNWITDRLTAEHHPVVIEIELRGFDTSLMEKYNLHNFVPPEIGNPDYDIGFGRTDEHSDADHGGHDTSDPTDPVHDPVDPTNDPTEPANDPVDDPVEEEPAVDNDPEEEPTTGNDPVVEPPVEDPADTISEPVNDVPTTDPTPDNPIIGDKDDDWMIGTPEDDYIYGDDGRDRLRGEDGDDVLDGGAGKDNIGGGSGADVFVWGMDSLGTGRDRIEDFSPEDGDVIDLTKIVAALGWDEATLSKVLKVTVSFLGTTISLKIFDEFVAIAELRDITPDQISVSAGTLRLFEEGPTGVDDGLEEPVTPIDDTPTEIDTPDPVVAEPEPVVVDVAPTPEPENTIMGSSKADWMTGTAGNDLMIGGDGNDRLRGEDGNDILKGGAGSDNLGGGLGADIFAWGPDDITDKRDRIEDFSPEEGDVIDFTEISKAYGWTAAEAEAAVSVADSYLGVIVSITIPGKGTESVAELRNMTPEQISVAAGTLRLVADETSSNSIVGTNQAEILNGTQANDIVFARAGNDVVNTGDGDDVIVGGLGADELSGGDGADTFLFMSEDVGNGRDDIQDFSVNEGDKLDFSDVLLGISAEMVDDFLQLNTSGTSSVLSIDTDGGKDSFIEVAELRDTDGLTLTDLIEADALIF
- a CDS encoding glycosyltransferase family 2 protein gives rise to the protein MTHSNRGSGATDTCVPAEKVLVAIPALNEASHIRECLESLLSDPWIAGTRVVVADGGSTDDTCAIVTAMIADHAALSIIQNPARLQAAAINKVVRECSDQNTEFVIRCDAHAIYPQRYVARVAQALSDLPEAASIVTPMDAVGTGCFQRAAAWVADTPLGSGGSAHRGGQRSGWVDHGHHAGFRVDWFRRIGGYDESFSHNEDAEFDRRLTKAGGRIRLDADIRLDYSMRPTLLTLTKQYWFYGRGRARTVTKHRMRPRIRQFIPAVNFAVLALSLIATPVFPLLLFFPAAYLVLLVAVSAIATVRLRTLCGLWAGAALGAMHNAWGAGFLWQMILGNRVQR
- a CDS encoding glycosyltransferase produces the protein MNTLVNILLCTFRRPEVVRTLESLATMDLAADVLVRVVIADNDDTPSARDVVAAVTDDLPWPVHYLHAPARNISIARNACLDAVDAGADFICFLDDDEWVVPDWLTQLLATANHTEADAVFGPVIASYDDTAPSWIKAGDYHSSYPVRRNGQVETGISGNVLLRWGADVPWKNERFDLARGRSGGEDTEFFFRLRRAGAHFEICDAARAWESVPDARLSLTWLARRRYRMGQSYAASATTNVARAKLALSACLKAGYCGIMTVFNAPIRARRFRWLLRGMLHVGVCAGCLSLRQSEHYGGSP